In Nocardioides sp. JQ2195, a genomic segment contains:
- a CDS encoding YtxH domain-containing protein: protein MNGKLKMIIGLGAGYVLGARAGRERYEQIVRRAKDFGQNPKVRAKAEQARDLAGEKAGHAAEAARSKASETVSAAKHKVHGSGEPTTGLDAGLAGSDPETTADLGALGTGPATPGEVPR, encoded by the coding sequence ATGAACGGAAAGCTGAAGATGATCATCGGCCTCGGTGCCGGGTACGTGCTCGGCGCACGCGCCGGACGCGAGCGCTACGAGCAGATCGTGCGACGTGCCAAGGACTTCGGCCAGAACCCGAAGGTCCGGGCGAAGGCCGAGCAGGCCCGCGACCTGGCCGGGGAGAAGGCCGGGCACGCCGCCGAGGCGGCCAGGTCGAAGGCCTCCGAGACGGTCTCGGCCGCGAAGCACAAGGTCCACGGATCCGGCGAACCCACCACCGGCCTCGATGCCGGTCTGGCCGGCAGTGACCCGGAGACGACCGCGGATCTCGGTGCCCTCGGCACCGGCCCAGCCACCCCGGGCGAGGTGCCCCGGTGA